The following nucleotide sequence is from Kwoniella shandongensis chromosome 9, complete sequence.
CTGATCTCTTAGCCGGATATAGCTTAGAAGagcgagtgaggagagagatggggCGGCGGAAAACGAGAGAGCAGctgggagagaggaggtcaTCGAAAGAGGAGAGCAGTCGCAGAGGGTCCAAAGCTGAAGGTAGTCGTAGAGGTTCGAAGGCCGACCCTGGGCCTGCCTCACAAGCTGCTGAGCTTACAATTGGTGGGATCCCAGAGATTGGAAAGAACTCCCAGCAACCGCCTTCCAGCGAGGAACCAGCACTCAATACCGCACTCGAGGAAGATTCGAGCACTGTCGCGGTACCACCGACTATAAGCATCGCGGCGACCAGCCAACAGCCGCAGGTGGGAGAGACTCAGCTCGCGCCTACAGAACCTCCCACAGTCATCTTGACACCACCAATGCCTTCCCAACCCTTTGGAAGTGATTCGCcagcagaaggagaagaggaggacagcCGGACACCGACAGAGGAGCTTGCGCGGAATCCAATGGAGGCGGAAGAGCAACAGTCTTCGGGAGAAGTAACTGCACAGCCTGCTCCGAGCCGATTGGAGGACAAGCGAGCCAACCAAACGGTCTTTGAGCACACATCGAACGCCATCGTCGAGGCCGCCGTAACAGCCACCGACACGGAGACCTCGAGCACGAAGAAAGCCATTGTTCCAGCTGGTCCGCCATCACCGAAGAGTATCCCTTCAGATCCACCGGCTTCCAGGTCACCCCTTCTCCTGGATTCCAGGTCTGTAAAGGAAACAACTGGAATTCAAGAAGAGTCAGCCAAACCTTCGGCAGTCCTACTTCCTCCCACCGACTCTAGCGTCAGCACTTCGCAAACTGTAGATGGATCAGCCGCGAATGTGAAGCCTGTCAAGAGTATTCCAGCACGTAGGTCTTCGGCGACGACTAGCCCTAAGGCGACTTTACTGGCTCCCATGCTTGGTATGAAGCGCAACTCGGAACCGACAATCGAACCGACTCTAGCAAAGCCATTGTTCAAGGGCGGGACTTGGGGATACTCTCCCGAGATCGACGTTGTGGCAAGAATGGAAGGCTTCCCCGGACGGACAACTGGAAAACCTGTTGAGGCGGATGACCGCAAAGGAATAACCAAGACGGTATCGCCAGAGGTTATGACTGGAACTCTGCCACCGAATCGAGAAGCAGCGCTCAAACGTCGAGATCTCAGAACGATCAGAACAACACCTATCCCGGTTGCACCCATAGAACCTAGACCGCTTAAGTCGACCAGGCCACCATTACAatcatcgctctcatcaGGACCGCTCATTGATCTGAACGACGATGGACCTGTGTCTAGACCTTCGTCTCAGTATATGACCTTGGCACATCTGGCGGCTTCTTCGGCCGATCTTCTTGAATTACTGGAGATCGCAGAAGAACCTGTTGCGGAGTCGTCTGCCCAAGCCGCGGCGAGGTCAGCCGCTGCGGCGTCTCTCACgtcatcaacaccttctgCGGTGTCGACCCCTAGATTGGACTTGCGGCGACAACCGAGTTCAGACGCAAGTCTGGAAGCGCTGCCATCAGTGGTGCAAGCTTCCGCCGAGTCGGTCGCCGAGTCTATCGCCGATTCATCAGAATCCGTTgtgacgaagaagcgagtgccacctccgccgccaCCTCCGCTCAAGATGAGGTCGGCAAAGGAGCCAGCTAGCTCGGAAGGAGATACGACACCGAAGGCTATTTCAAGTCCAAGCGAAAGACCACGACGACCTACAATCCCGACGCGAAgaccaccgccgccgcctccacctccagccGTCTCAGTCGACCGTCAGACTATagctcctccacttcccccacgtcctccaccaccagcatTCACGTCTCGTCCCTCGCACATCCGGTCCGATTCTACTGGTTCTCAAACGTCTTCTAGCAACGATACGGTTGTACCTCATCCAGAAGTCAAGTCACCACGATTTGGACTAGGTCTACTTGGTTTGAGACCTAGAGGACCAAgaccgccaccgccgcccCCTCCAAGACCTAGGAAGTCATGGGTCAAGATCGTCACCTCGGATCTAGAAGAAGCCTCTTTGACCTTGTCGCCTGTTACAGGATCGAGACCGATGGCTGAACGAACTCAGTCTGATTTCCCGAGACGaacggaagacgaagacgacgacgccCAAGAGATTAGTGTGGCCTCGGCGTTGGGAGTCGATTCCATGAGTGGTGGGGTTGGTGGACAGGGTGAAGCGCGAAGCCTGAACAGGAGTGCGTCAGAAGTGgatatgagaagaaggggtagagGTCCTAGtggaggtgagagagagtaCACGGATTTGGATCTTTTGGTTTCAAGATTggaaggaagtggacgagagtttgaggtgagttgggagtGAGCACATTCCTAGACTTAGTATCGCATGCTAATCTCTGTTTTTGTGTATGTGCAGGGTTTCACTCAAATCACTACATTCCTTGGACCTTCAAAACCCCCCGCCGCATCCCCCGAAGCGATCGctactcttcttcctgcgCTCATCAACGTCGATTCAAGACGTACTACCCCGCAAGGGAAAGTGAAGCTCAAGCTATCGTTGCTCGGTGTAAGAGTCAGCAAATGTCCGATCTGTCTTAGTCAATTTAGAGGTGGGGAGAAAGCGATTATGATTCCGGGATGTGGACATTCGGGTCATGAAGGGTGTGTGTTGAGATGGTtcagagaggatgggagatgtTTTGTCTGTAGAGAGGTTTTaggaggagaggagtagGGTTATACGGAGAGGTACAGATTCGAGGAATGGTCACTCTTTGTGGTAATACGGATACCCGAATCGGATGTAGAACCACGCTACAATACGATACAACACATAGTTGGACAATTGTAGCTCCCAGTCATAAtcattgttattgttataGTCATGTAGCCATTTGTGTATCGTATCGTCAGTATCATCAACATGGTCGAGTCACTCAAGACTCGAGGAACGCGAGACGACCCTCGTGATTGCACAGAGAACCAAATCGCATCGTGAAAAGTATCGTCAAGAGGTCAAAACGTATAGTGTAAGGATTGGGAAAGgtctctccttcccaactTGTAAATTGGGAATGGGAAGGAGCGGGCCAAACGTAAGGAAAGCGATCTATTGAGCGAGGATAGATCGAACGAAAGAGTGATAATTGATCTGACCGTCTCTACGAAAGTCATCAAAAACAAATTAGCTCTACTAGATCGTCTCTGCCGAATGGGTGTCGAGTCACTGGAGAGGGTATCGACAGGATACTCACTGCACTGGGAAACCCTTGAGCAActcgtcaacctcctcatCTGACATTTTCTCGCCAAGTTGGGTGAGGACGTATCGCAGTTCGCCGGCACCGATGAAACCATTGCCTGATTTGTCAAACACTTGGAAACCTTTGATGAACTCGTCtgaggggaaagggagggaCAAGAAGTATCAGTTGTGGTTCTTCAAACCTTGCTCGAGAGCTTTTTCCCCTATGTCGTTGTTGTACTGTATAAGGCCGTGACCGCAACTGATCTCCCTTCCTATTTAAGCACGCTGAATATCCAGACTCCTCCACCCGCCCGCCCCGCCCTTGtccccaaccaccaccaccacccaaccacAACCGACACGATcactactaccaccacccacccacccgcCCACccgccatcaccatcaccactaccaccgcccACCCACCCGcccctcctccgccactGAAGCGATCAACCccacgcccactcacccgcCGTTCCAGCCGGTTTCCACCCATCAGGCCTATTCAAGACCGCCAAAAACTCATCATATCCAAACGAGTTCCCTACATTCCTCTCGAGTTCTTGCACTTCCGCTTGAGTAGGGTTTTGACCCAAAGATCGAAGTAGCTCTCCAAGCGATTCGCGGGGTACTTGACCTGTACCTCGTTTGTCGAAGAGAGCGAAGGCTTCGCGGTATTCTACACGAAGAAGTTAGCAATGGGTCGTTCTTCAGACTCGGTGGCAATGTTGTTGCTGGACGGACCTGCGTTGTTACCGGACTGTATGTACAGGATGCAATCAGCTGTTTAGTCTgagacgagcttgatctgACATGTTTTGACTCACCATGGTGATTGTATGATCGTCAGTGAGAGTGGTAAAAGGATAGAGCTAGTATAGTGTTGTCCAAGAGCGAATCTATTCTGTTGTCTTTGTAGCAACTGAAACACACAGACCACCATCTTTGACTTCTGATTGCCACGCGACGTCGAAACAAAGGTCAAAAGAGACGCGTCGGGGATATATTTCTCTCATCTATTTATCCCATTTTATCCCATTCTACTGTATATTCAAACCACCGCCATGCTAGCCTTTCCCATTCTTGTCCAAAAGGGGTAATTTACAATTCTAAAGGGGGGGAATCATTCGCCACCACCCAACGACGACGCATTATGATGAAAAATATTCATATCTTTGTCCCAACTTATATtacttccctttcttctctcctctctttgctcttcctcttcccccaactccttctctttcaaGAAAGAAACATCAACTCTTTATTCAAACTACTACTttttttccttttcctctctctttcagTGTACAACGCTCTTTTCGTCTCATCATAGATAGAAAAGGCAATCCATCACATAGACTGGAAATCAATCAAACCAAAGCCAAAAAAGACTGTTAGACTCGACTCTCGTCGCCACTTTTAACAAAACCGAATTTATATCAAAACAAATATGACTACTGGCCCTATCAGCAATGGTCCCGTCCACGACAGCGGCGTGACCAGTCTCGAATCCAAGTTCAGTGAGTAGTCAACTTTGTATCTTATCACTACCTGTCACGCGACGCTGACAAATCTGCCTTCTTTTGTCGCGTCTTAGACtccatcaagctcaaccCCGACCGACCCGCTTACGTCCCTCCTCACCTTCGTAACCGACCTGGTCCTCCCGCTGGCGGACCTGGACCCACCTTTGCCGCTCCCCCTCCCGCTCACGCTGGCTACCAGCAGTCACCCACCGGTCTCCCTACCCCTGCCACTACCCCTCCTGCCGCCCGTGCCGCTTACGTTCCCCCTGCTCGAGGTGCCTTCGGTGCCGCTCCCACCGCTGCTGAAGATGGCGGATGGGGCGGTGCTCCCAGACGTGCTCCCGAGCCTCGAGGCTTCGGCGGTGCTGGTGGACCCCCCGGCTACGGCAGCTGGAAGAACGGTCAGCACATCCTCGGTGCCAGAAACCagaggttggagaaggagctttacggcgaggatggtgacGGTAGTCAACAGGTAGGTTTTATttggacttcttcttctttctgaTCAGCTGCTGACCCCATTGTCTAGACCACCGGTATCAACTTCGACAAGTACGCCGATATCCCCGTCGAGGCGACCGGTACTGGCGTTCCCGAGCCTGTGACCGAGTTCACCAACCCCCCCATCAACCCAGTCCTTCTCGAGAACATCGTCTACGCTCGATACACAACCCCCACTCCCGTCCAGAAGTACTCCATCCCTATCGTCGCTGGCGGCCGAGACCTCATGGCTTGTGCCCAGACTGGTTCCGGTAAAACTGGTGgtttcctcttccccatccttTCCGCCCTCTATACCTACGGACCCgtcgctcctcctctcgagcAGAACTCTTACGGTAGCTACAACAGCCGAAGAAAGGCTTACCCTACCGCCCTCATTCTTGCCCCTACCCGAGAGCTTGTCTCTCAGATCCACGAGGAAGCTCGAAAGTTCGCCTACCGATCTTGGGTTCGACCTGCCGTCGTTTACGGTGGTGCCGACATCGGTTCGCAGATCCGAGCTCTCGACCGAGGTTGcgatctcctctccgccACTCCCGGTCGTCTTGTCGACTTGATTGAGCGAGGCAGGATCAGTCTTGCCAACGTCAAGTACCTTGTTCTTGACGAGGCCGACCGAATGCTCGATATGGGTTTCGAGCCCCAGATCAGAAGGATCGTCGAGGGTGAGGACATGCCCGGTGTGCACGACCGACAAACCCTCATGTTCTCCGCCACCTTCCCCAAGGAGATCCAGATGCTTGCCAGGTCTTTCCTCAAGGACTACATCTTCTTGTCCGTCGGTCGAGTTGGTTCCACCTCCGAAAACATCACTCAGCGAATTGAGTACGTCGACGACCACGACAAGcgatctcttctcctcgacttgTTGCTCGCTGAGCAATCCGGTGGTTTAGTACTTGTCTTCGTCGAGACCAAGCGAATGGCCGACTCACTCTGCGACTTCCTTTGTGCCCAACGACACAACGCCACCTCTATCCACGGTGACCGAACTCAACGAGAACGTGAGGCTGCTCTCCACGCTTTCAAGACCGGTCGAGCTCCCATCCTCGTTGCCACTGCCGTCGCCGCTCGTGGTCTCGATATCCCCCACGTCACCCACGTCATCCTTTACGACTTGCCTACCGATGTCGCCGAGTACACTCACCGAATCGGTCGTACCGGTCGAGCCGGTAACACCGGTACTTCCaccgccttcttcaacaggAACAACCTCAACATCGCTCGAGActtgctcgacctcctcaaGGATGCTCACCAAGACGTTCCCCAGTGGCTCGTCGACATCAGCACTGAGCGATCGTTCGGTGGTGGTTACGGCTCCAAGTccggtcgaggacgaggtggtggtggcggtggccGATCTGGTGGCCGAGACGCTCGAGTTGGCGGCGGTGGTTTCtctcgaggtggtggtggcggttTCGGCGGTGGTGGTTACGGCGGTGGTTtcggtggcggcggcggtggtggtttccctcctcctgctgcttcCTCCGGTGCGAGCTGGTGGTAAGCTAGCGCACCATCCCATGTGGCCTTCTCAATGGCCAAATATACCCGGTTCCCGTTCCGTTCCTGTTTCATTCCGTTCGACAATTTCATTACTGTTTCGCCTCGACTGTCAAACATCTCTCGACCACAAGCATCCGCGTTTCTCGTCTCTCCCTTTCAACGTCTCGGCCTTTCGATTTTTTGCATGATCCACCCCTTAACCAGCGCTGGACGCGGAAAATTAGAAAGCATGGACGTTACTCGATCAAAGTCTCTGGATTAGACACCACACTTTATCAATCAATCTCATCATAGATGGAGACGAAACGAACGCATCAACAAACTTTCGCTTGTATCAATGTATTTGGCATGACAGTGGAGGCTTTTTTCCAATACCCCTCGGTCCTCTGTTCTATAGACTACAAGAAAACCTTTTCAACTTCGCATCTATATCTTTTCTCATCGCAATATGGACGACTTTCAGTATTTTTCCGCGGCACTCAACACTCGCAATACAACACCGTCTGGCACGATACGACTTTGTAACGAATTCTATAACGACAAATCAGACTGAAGGCAAATAGATGATCTCCCAAAATAACAAGGtcaaacaagaagaagacgatggacaTTAGAAGTGGATTCGTTAGAAAACAATAATTTTTGGGAGTTTTAATTTGTCTTTACAAAAGCAATGTCGTTAGACCTGAATACTTAGCATAGTGCCAAACAATCAAGACCGCTCGCATTTATCCATCCATTATATTGGCCGtagaaaagagagaaagtgtGTCCCGCACGATGCATAGAGATGTGTACCAAACGATTTCAATGCTGCAGACTGGTAGATCGAAGGCAAGACCAATTGTTTATTACGGTGATCACCGATCTGTGACCTCCACCTTTTTGTGATGATGACGCACTGtacgtgtgtgtgtgtgtacCTGtatgtgtgagtgtgagtgtgtgcGGGCTATCGGTCTGTCGACAGAAGGGAGGTATATAAACGGATTCGTAGCCGCACTTGtcactttcctcccttctctctatatcacaactcacttggaacAAGTACAAAACAGTGAGTCAAGGCTACTTCATGTCCTGATGTATTGGCACGATTCTCAATGTGCTCGCTCCTTCAAATGGTCATCGATACGATACTGATCAGTCTTTTTCCCGATCATAGTCATAGTCATATAACAATGTCAGCCGATCAACAAACTGCTGTTTTCCTCGGAGACAAGGTCTTGGCCAAAGCTATGACTTCGGATCTTAACAAGGTCGAGggcaagtgagtgttgtccAGTCATCTCTCATTTAAAATGCCGTGCTGTATCGCTTTCATGCGGACGACGGTACAAGATATAAATAAACTCTCACTGAAATAGCCAACTTCTCATCTCGTTCCTCGCTTTTACATCACTTTGgcttgaggaagaatgtTGTTGCGTGACAAATGCTTAT
It contains:
- a CDS encoding ATP-dependent RNA helicase ded1, yielding MTTGPISNGPVHDSGVTSLESKFNSIKLNPDRPAYVPPHLRNRPGPPAGGPGPTFAAPPPAHAGYQQSPTGLPTPATTPPAARAAYVPPARGAFGAAPTAAEDGGWGGAPRRAPEPRGFGGAGGPPGYGSWKNGQHILGARNQRLEKELYGEDGDGSQQTTGINFDKYADIPVEATGTGVPEPVTEFTNPPINPVLLENIVYARYTTPTPVQKYSIPIVAGGRDLMACAQTGSGKTGGFLFPILSALYTYGPVAPPLEQNSYGSYNSRRKAYPTALILAPTRELVSQIHEEARKFAYRSWVRPAVVYGGADIGSQIRALDRGCDLLSATPGRLVDLIERGRISLANVKYLVLDEADRMLDMGFEPQIRRIVEGEDMPGVHDRQTLMFSATFPKEIQMLARSFLKDYIFLSVGRVGSTSENITQRIEYVDDHDKRSLLLDLLLAEQSGGLVLVFVETKRMADSLCDFLCAQRHNATSIHGDRTQREREAALHAFKTGRAPILVATAVAARGLDIPHVTHVILYDLPTDVAEYTHRIGRTGRAGNTGTSTAFFNRNNLNIARDLLDLLKDAHQDVPQWLVDISTERSFGGGYGSKSGRGRGGGGGGRSGGRDARVGGGGFSRGGGGGFGGGGYGGGFGGGGGGGFPPPAASSGASWW